A stretch of Gemmatimonadaceae bacterium DNA encodes these proteins:
- a CDS encoding transglycosylase SLT domain-containing protein, with the protein MTGPDPQELAGLDRRHSQGNVYTNVRRRSDERPQSRAWVIARAIIHGVAASILLAAGTIWTLNQQRPKYVKAGDLLQLPVALVTAPRPLGEQAFRVSHVLRRYTKDTVRANKIAEALVREGAKRDLDPALLIGVLLTENAKLDPRASSNVSARGLMQVMPFHRGKWKDCPSNDLVDIASNICYGTSILQQYIKKTPTLQKALLRYNGCVRGTNTPHCHTYSGKVLKFADQAASQMLSVPFTGDGTE; encoded by the coding sequence ATGACAGGGCCCGACCCTCAGGAACTGGCAGGGCTCGACAGACGGCACTCCCAAGGGAACGTGTACACCAACGTTCGGAGGCGGAGCGACGAGCGTCCGCAGAGTCGGGCGTGGGTAATCGCCAGGGCAATAATCCACGGCGTGGCGGCAAGCATTCTCCTCGCCGCGGGCACCATCTGGACTCTCAATCAGCAGCGCCCGAAATACGTCAAAGCTGGCGATCTCCTGCAGCTGCCGGTTGCACTCGTCACCGCTCCTCGTCCGCTGGGCGAGCAGGCGTTCCGGGTCTCACACGTGCTCCGCAGATACACAAAGGACACCGTCCGGGCAAACAAGATCGCTGAAGCGCTGGTAAGAGAGGGAGCGAAAAGGGATCTCGACCCGGCGCTGCTAATCGGGGTTCTTCTCACGGAGAACGCGAAGCTCGATCCGAGAGCGAGCAGCAACGTCAGCGCCCGCGGGCTCATGCAGGTGATGCCATTCCATCGCGGGAAATGGAAGGATTGCCCGTCGAATGATCTGGTGGACATCGCCTCGAACATCTGCTATGGGACCAGCATCCTGCAGCAGTACATCAAGAAGACGCCCACCTTGCAGAAGGCGCTACTGCGCTATAACGGGTGCGTTCGGGGCACCAACACGCCTCACTGCCACACTTATTCGGGAAAGGTCCTCAAGTTCGCCGACCAGGCGGCATCACAAATGTTGAGCGTGCCTTTTACAGGAGATGGAACCGAGTAG
- a CDS encoding response regulator transcription factor, giving the protein MTKVLVIEDNANLAFGLTRSLESEGYEVEAAEDGTRGLALARSCGADLIVLDLMLPGIDGYSLLRQLREAGSDVPVLILTARSEEADKVVGFRLGADDYVTKPFGLSELLARVQAILRRARGGDHRDDDKPDVESFDAVTINVPARSVTKGDSGVSLTPKEFDLLLALVRRRGAVASRIDLLKEVWGHQAEVMTRTVDIHIAELRRKLEDDPATPRHILTVWKAGYRLQV; this is encoded by the coding sequence ATGACAAAGGTTCTGGTCATCGAAGACAACGCCAATCTCGCGTTTGGTCTGACGCGAAGCCTCGAGTCAGAAGGCTACGAGGTTGAAGCCGCCGAGGACGGCACGCGCGGGCTCGCGCTTGCACGCTCCTGCGGAGCAGATCTGATCGTGCTCGACCTCATGCTCCCGGGCATCGATGGATATTCACTGCTGCGCCAGCTTCGCGAAGCCGGGAGCGATGTACCCGTGCTGATACTCACGGCGCGCAGTGAAGAGGCCGACAAGGTCGTTGGATTCCGGCTCGGCGCGGACGATTACGTGACGAAGCCCTTCGGCCTCTCGGAGCTTCTCGCTCGGGTGCAGGCGATTCTCCGCCGTGCGCGCGGGGGCGACCACCGCGACGATGACAAGCCGGATGTCGAGAGCTTCGATGCAGTCACGATCAACGTTCCCGCGCGATCCGTTACCAAAGGCGATTCCGGCGTTTCGCTCACGCCGAAGGAATTCGACCTCCTGCTGGCGCTTGTGAGAAGGCGAGGCGCCGTGGCGTCTCGCATCGATCTGCTGAAGGAGGTGTGGGGTCATCAGGCGGAGGTTATGACGCGGACCGTCGACATTCATATCGCGGAGCTCAGACGCAAGCTCGAGGACGATCCCGCGACACCGCGGCACATTCTCACCGTTTGGAAGGCGGGGTACCGGCTGCAGGTCTGA
- a CDS encoding S9 family peptidase codes for MASAQKRAMTFEDFAAVRVVSDPQIAPSGVAVLYSVRATDLAKNTRTTRTYLVPTAGGTPRQFPSASVNAGEARWSPDGKWVAYVAGGQLWVVAADGRGARQLTKLHGGASGPVWAPTSDKIAFVSGVYPDCADDACNVARAAQEDSSKVKAHIADNLLYRHWSAWAGNTRSHLYVVALSGGAPTDVTRGINYDVPPGPFGGSEAYTFSPDGRELAYTAKDQGRDDAWSTDINVYTVPANGGSPVVITRENRGADINPVYSPDGKLILYQSQQRAGFEADLGRLIAYDRTTRTSQRLAANWDRNADGYAFSPSGDAIYVQSVDASRGKIYRLARTASGWSTMPNLVAGTMNNGMPSIASDGKTIAWMRDAVDRPGEVYVGTVGADGATRIRRLTHENDALVAQLKLNPAEDFWFKGANGDSVQGLLIRPPNWEAGKKFPVLFLIHGGPQGAWLDQWHGRWNFSLFASPGFGVVAINPRGSTGYGQKFVDEITKDWAGKVYTDLMNGLDAALARNAWLDSTRMGAAGGSYGGYMANWIAGHSTRFKALFSHAGVYNLENMYGATEEIWFPDWEYGGPYWDKTAMETQYRVFSPHLFAGNFKTPMLVVAGELDYRVPYYESVSLFTALQRQGIPSRLIIFPDEGHWIGKPQNQRLWWNEALGWFRKYLRP; via the coding sequence GTGGCATCCGCACAAAAGCGGGCGATGACCTTCGAGGACTTCGCGGCGGTGCGAGTCGTGTCTGACCCGCAGATCGCGCCCTCGGGGGTAGCGGTGCTGTACTCGGTCCGCGCAACCGATCTGGCGAAGAACACCCGCACCACGAGGACTTATCTCGTCCCGACCGCAGGAGGAACGCCACGGCAGTTTCCATCGGCATCCGTGAATGCGGGCGAAGCACGATGGTCACCCGACGGGAAATGGGTTGCTTACGTAGCCGGCGGACAGTTGTGGGTCGTGGCCGCCGACGGAAGAGGAGCGCGGCAGCTCACGAAGCTGCATGGCGGAGCGAGCGGTCCTGTGTGGGCCCCGACGAGCGACAAGATCGCCTTTGTGTCGGGCGTTTATCCCGACTGCGCCGATGATGCGTGCAACGTCGCTCGTGCGGCGCAGGAAGACTCGAGCAAGGTAAAGGCACATATTGCCGACAACCTCCTCTACCGCCATTGGAGCGCGTGGGCAGGCAACACCCGCTCGCACCTCTATGTCGTTGCGTTGAGCGGCGGTGCGCCGACGGACGTAACGCGCGGCATCAACTACGACGTTCCGCCCGGCCCGTTCGGCGGCAGCGAGGCCTATACCTTCTCACCCGACGGCAGAGAGCTCGCGTACACGGCAAAGGACCAGGGACGCGATGACGCGTGGAGCACGGACATCAATGTCTACACCGTTCCCGCGAACGGCGGTTCGCCGGTTGTCATCACGAGGGAAAATCGAGGCGCGGACATCAATCCCGTGTATTCGCCCGACGGAAAACTGATTCTGTATCAGTCGCAGCAGCGCGCGGGCTTCGAGGCCGACCTCGGCCGGCTGATCGCCTATGATCGCACGACGCGGACCTCGCAGCGACTTGCCGCAAACTGGGATCGCAACGCCGACGGCTATGCGTTCAGTCCTTCCGGAGATGCGATCTACGTCCAGTCCGTCGATGCCAGCCGCGGCAAGATCTACCGGCTTGCACGAACGGCGAGTGGATGGAGCACGATGCCGAATCTGGTCGCCGGAACGATGAACAACGGAATGCCGAGCATTGCGAGCGATGGGAAGACGATCGCGTGGATGCGAGACGCGGTAGACCGGCCGGGCGAAGTCTACGTCGGGACAGTGGGCGCCGATGGAGCGACGCGAATACGCCGGCTCACCCACGAGAACGACGCGCTGGTCGCACAGCTCAAGCTGAATCCGGCGGAGGATTTCTGGTTCAAGGGCGCGAATGGCGACAGCGTTCAGGGGTTGCTGATTCGTCCGCCGAACTGGGAAGCAGGGAAGAAATTTCCGGTTCTGTTTCTGATTCACGGCGGCCCGCAGGGTGCCTGGCTCGACCAGTGGCATGGCCGCTGGAATTTTTCGCTCTTTGCATCGCCCGGCTTCGGCGTCGTCGCGATCAATCCAAGAGGATCAACAGGCTACGGCCAGAAGTTCGTGGATGAGATCACGAAAGACTGGGCCGGGAAGGTCTACACCGACCTGATGAACGGCCTCGACGCGGCGCTGGCGCGCAATGCATGGCTCGACTCCACGCGCATGGGCGCCGCCGGCGGAAGCTACGGTGGCTACATGGCGAACTGGATTGCCGGCCATTCGACGCGATTCAAGGCGCTCTTCAGCCACGCGGGCGTTTACAATCTCGAGAACATGTACGGCGCCACCGAAGAAATCTGGTTTCCCGACTGGGAATACGGTGGACCGTACTGGGACAAGACGGCAATGGAGACTCAATACCGCGTTTTCTCACCGCATCTTTTCGCGGGAAACTTCAAGACGCCAATGCTCGTGGTGGCCGGCGAGCTCGACTACCGTGTTCCGTATTACGAGAGCGTATCGCTGTTCACGGCGCTCCAGCGGCAAGGCATTCCGAGTCGTT
- a CDS encoding LysM peptidoglycan-binding domain-containing protein — MKESEGLYRGFRFLKRLLIGVVVVLVGMGVVGYTLFMRRVDARGAWSAASREVSGGMLHYGERVERWVKAFQRRPTDYYRASNGLLVATNDRVIFVGVAPADKLESEDAPQKIVHYEYPNDTLLTLELLRVYGMTAQGVRISYPGLPTNTIAATRGEEKAFSDLVSYVNGKLLADREAARRERKLRADIAALINQPIYYTVRRGDALFSIARRFDATPEQIRAWNNIVGDRVRIGDKLIVKPEGPRQTPPPPAPPPVRPAAGTPPSKR, encoded by the coding sequence ATGAAGGAATCAGAGGGACTTTACCGCGGCTTTCGTTTCCTGAAACGGCTGCTGATTGGCGTCGTCGTCGTGCTCGTTGGAATGGGCGTTGTCGGCTACACGCTTTTCATGCGCCGTGTGGATGCCCGGGGCGCGTGGTCGGCCGCGTCGCGGGAAGTTTCCGGGGGAATGCTTCACTACGGTGAGCGCGTCGAGCGCTGGGTCAAAGCGTTCCAGCGACGGCCCACCGATTATTATCGCGCGTCGAACGGCTTGCTGGTTGCAACCAACGATCGCGTAATTTTTGTCGGCGTCGCACCAGCCGACAAACTCGAGAGCGAAGACGCGCCGCAGAAGATCGTCCATTACGAGTACCCCAACGACACGCTGCTGACGCTGGAGCTGTTGCGCGTCTATGGCATGACCGCTCAGGGTGTCAGGATCTCATATCCCGGTCTTCCAACTAATACGATAGCGGCCACGCGAGGTGAGGAAAAAGCGTTCTCCGACCTCGTCAGTTACGTCAACGGGAAGTTGCTTGCCGATCGTGAAGCCGCGCGTCGCGAGCGAAAGCTTCGGGCGGACATTGCAGCGCTGATAAACCAGCCCATCTACTACACGGTCCGTCGCGGCGATGCCCTGTTCTCGATCGCCAGACGATTCGACGCCACACCCGAGCAGATCCGCGCCTGGAACAACATCGTTGGCGACAGGGTGCGGATTGGAGACAAGCTGATAGTCAAGCCCGAAGGCCCGCGGCAGACACCGCCGCCACCGGCGCCCCCACCTGTCAGACCTGCAGCCGGTACCCCGCCTTCCAAACGGTGA
- a CDS encoding helix-turn-helix domain-containing protein: protein MTVNAIDGIRVSDWIGHDLERLRKLRGLRREDVAAQLSVPVSASTIRNIEHDEHYNVSLDLLRQIATVLGAELRVTLDVRDDEGTAASAESAESATPGRRVVDNEYFIRYIRERYPECPLTNSQIGRRMWSFAESRGAELVRERKQLKRVESTGTPGHRSPTTAAEYQVWEKDFVALERFADRLGRAFSDGKGGFLVPAA from the coding sequence TTGACCGTTAACGCTATTGACGGGATACGTGTATCAGACTGGATAGGCCACGATCTCGAACGGCTCCGCAAGCTGAGGGGCCTGAGGCGAGAAGACGTGGCCGCTCAGCTCTCGGTGCCCGTGTCCGCGTCCACGATACGAAACATCGAGCACGACGAGCATTACAACGTCTCGCTCGATTTGCTCCGTCAGATCGCCACCGTTCTCGGTGCCGAGCTGCGCGTGACACTCGACGTTCGGGATGACGAAGGTACGGCTGCATCGGCTGAATCGGCCGAGTCCGCTACTCCAGGTCGTCGCGTAGTCGATAACGAGTACTTCATACGGTACATAAGGGAGCGCTATCCCGAGTGTCCGCTGACGAATTCGCAGATCGGCAGACGCATGTGGAGCTTCGCCGAGTCAAGAGGGGCAGAGCTCGTGAGAGAGAGAAAGCAGCTGAAGCGTGTGGAATCGACCGGCACTCCCGGTCACAGGTCGCCCACAACGGCGGCCGAGTATCAGGTCTGGGAAAAGGACTTCGTAGCTCTCGAGCGCTTCGCCGACCGCCTAGGCAGAGCGTTCTCGGACGGCAAGGGTGGCTTTCTGGTACCTGCGGCATGA
- a CDS encoding transglycosylase SLT domain-containing protein has product MKPVTQSKLKPVRDRRQVETLYQPRWKKYLSAIANVAAPSALLVAGTVWTLNQEHPKYTRPAELLKLPGALIQAQTPTQEAFRIGQVLRRYTKNGEVADRIADALVVEGRRKNIDPVLLVGVMLVEDAKLDPRAKSNVGARGLMQVMPFHSGNWGCPSKDLFNIESNICHGVSVLAQTIKKTKNLNRALLAYNGCVKGRNTKNCHTYPSKVLKARGLTESQMLAVTETP; this is encoded by the coding sequence TTGAAGCCAGTCACTCAGAGCAAGTTGAAGCCAGTCAGGGACCGAAGGCAGGTAGAGACCCTGTATCAGCCCCGCTGGAAGAAGTATCTGAGCGCGATTGCAAACGTCGCGGCTCCTTCCGCTCTGCTCGTTGCCGGCACGGTCTGGACGTTGAACCAGGAGCATCCGAAGTACACGCGACCCGCTGAGCTGCTCAAGCTTCCGGGCGCATTGATCCAGGCGCAGACGCCTACCCAGGAAGCATTCCGGATCGGTCAGGTGCTGCGGCGCTACACCAAGAACGGCGAGGTCGCCGATCGCATTGCGGACGCTCTCGTCGTCGAGGGCCGGAGGAAAAACATCGACCCGGTGCTTCTCGTCGGCGTGATGCTCGTCGAGGACGCGAAGCTCGACCCGAGGGCGAAGAGCAACGTCGGCGCGCGCGGCCTGATGCAGGTGATGCCGTTCCACAGCGGCAACTGGGGCTGCCCGTCGAAGGATCTGTTCAACATCGAGTCGAACATCTGTCACGGTGTGAGCGTACTGGCGCAGACGATCAAGAAGACGAAGAACCTGAACCGCGCTTTGCTCGCCTACAACGGCTGCGTAAAAGGCAGGAATACGAAGAACTGCCACACGTACCCGAGCAAAGTTTTGAAAGCGCGAGGTCTCACAGAGTCGCAGATGCTGGCGGTTACGGAAACGCCGTAA
- a CDS encoding DMT family transporter, translating into MNTRSPVWVLALALLGISFAGPLVRLSAADPLAIAVWRLGFSLIIVAVFLIATGEWRQWRSLSGRDGAIAGLAGVALALHFWAWNASIHLTTIAASVTLVNLQPAIIIGISALFLREIPTPRQLIGIAIAVAGALVIAIPDLGDGGAPFGHRMTLGNLLATSAAVTAAIYYTIGRHLRATYGVWAYVGLAYTACFLVLLLFAAISHVPLSPQPPRELAIFAALAVGPMLLGHTGMNWALKFLPAYVVNLTVLGEPIGATLLGAILPGIRQIPPAITLVGGAIMLVGVFIAVRDSQVKSRLR; encoded by the coding sequence TTGAATACCCGCTCGCCGGTGTGGGTGCTCGCACTCGCCCTCCTCGGCATCTCCTTCGCGGGTCCGCTCGTACGACTCTCCGCGGCAGATCCGTTGGCGATCGCCGTGTGGCGGCTCGGGTTTTCGTTGATCATCGTCGCCGTCTTCCTGATCGCAACAGGTGAGTGGCGGCAGTGGCGATCCCTGAGTGGACGCGATGGCGCGATTGCTGGTTTGGCCGGCGTTGCGCTCGCGTTGCATTTCTGGGCGTGGAATGCGTCGATCCATCTGACGACAATCGCCGCCTCCGTAACGCTGGTGAATCTTCAGCCGGCAATCATCATCGGCATCTCCGCCCTTTTCCTCCGGGAGATTCCTACTCCCCGCCAGCTCATCGGGATCGCAATAGCAGTGGCCGGCGCGCTCGTGATCGCAATCCCCGACCTGGGCGACGGTGGAGCGCCATTCGGCCATCGCATGACACTCGGGAATCTGCTCGCGACGTCAGCCGCGGTGACTGCCGCGATCTATTACACGATCGGCAGGCACCTGCGCGCGACCTATGGAGTGTGGGCCTACGTCGGCCTCGCCTATACCGCGTGCTTTCTGGTTCTGCTGCTGTTCGCGGCAATCTCACATGTGCCCCTGTCGCCGCAACCTCCGCGCGAGCTGGCGATCTTCGCGGCGCTCGCCGTTGGACCGATGCTTCTGGGCCACACGGGAATGAACTGGGCGCTCAAGTTTCTGCCAGCCTACGTCGTGAACCTCACCGTGCTGGGCGAGCCCATCGGAGCGACACTCCTCGGTGCAATCCTTCCCGGCATCAGGCAAATCCCGCCGGCCATCACGCTCGTGGGCGGAGCGATCATGCTCGTGGGAGTATTCATCGCTGTCCGAGATAGTCAGGTGAAATCGCGGTTGAGATAG
- a CDS encoding M14 family metallopeptidase, with protein sequence MRISSSIALALSCALLPLPLSAQSRITTPLQEFGHNIGDDYFLANYAQLVKYWTKLDRESNRLKVVRIGTSVEGRPMLMSIITSPQNHAMLGRYQEIAARLARAEGLTDAQARALARQGKAVVWIDGGLHASEVLGAQQLVQFVYEMVSRNDVETQRFLRDVILLAVPANPDGMDLVSNWYMREPVPAKRSTSGLPVLYHKYIGHDNNRDSYMASQPETQAMDSIMFRAWYPQIMYNHHQTGPAGTVMFAPPFRDPFNYNFDPLIPVGIDLVGAAIHGRLIAEGKPGSTMRTGANYSTWWNGGLRTTAYFHNIIGLLTETIGNPTPMTVAFRPERLLPSGNLPYPILPQRWRFAQSMAYELSANRAVMDVASKHREDLLYNIYRMGRNSIERGSRDNWTLTPDRVEAVKLAVARDSAAKVQATPAQYISVLHPRAARDPRGYIIPSNQADFATAVKFVNALVKNGITIHRATRPFTAGGRAYPAGSYVVKTAQAFRPHILDMFEPQDHPDDILYPGAAPTPPYDNAGWTLAYQMGVRFDRILDAFDGPFERLAGFASVPTPAVAAGPPWYAISRRSNDAFTAVNRLLARGEEVYSTPAALRAGGRVLDAGTFLVRAKPSTVPIAREIASSTGTAFEPVLGVASESGLSRLRLPRIAVYDRYGGSMESGWLRFVLEKFAFPYEVVFPPTIDAGNLNAKYDVLILMDSASVPGPPRDRNKEREPSSAPAEWRARQGSMTIAKSLPQIQSFVSSGGTLLAIGEAADVAYLLELPVASAVADNDGKPLPRSKYYVPGSILSAAVDTTSAIGWGMRPRADVFFDNNPVFRLLPEARTRGIRRVAWFDTAAPLRSGWAWGQKALEGASAVVVAPIGKGHAILYGPEIYFRSQSHGTFPFLFNGIYYSQSAPR encoded by the coding sequence ATGCGCATCAGTTCGTCAATTGCCCTTGCTCTCTCCTGCGCGCTCCTGCCGCTCCCATTATCAGCACAATCGCGCATAACCACTCCGCTCCAGGAATTCGGCCACAACATCGGCGACGACTATTTCCTCGCCAACTACGCTCAGCTCGTCAAATACTGGACGAAGCTCGACCGCGAGTCGAACCGGCTGAAGGTCGTCAGGATCGGAACCAGCGTGGAAGGACGTCCGATGCTGATGTCGATCATCACCTCCCCGCAGAATCACGCGATGCTTGGCCGCTATCAGGAAATCGCGGCGCGGCTGGCGCGAGCCGAAGGTCTAACTGACGCACAGGCGCGGGCCCTCGCACGGCAGGGAAAGGCGGTGGTATGGATCGACGGCGGCCTTCACGCAAGCGAGGTCCTTGGTGCGCAGCAGCTCGTGCAGTTCGTGTACGAGATGGTTAGCCGGAACGATGTAGAGACGCAGCGATTTCTGAGGGACGTCATCCTGCTGGCGGTGCCGGCCAATCCCGACGGGATGGACCTGGTCTCGAACTGGTACATGCGCGAACCAGTTCCAGCGAAGCGGTCCACATCAGGGCTGCCGGTGCTTTACCACAAGTACATCGGGCACGACAACAATCGTGACTCGTACATGGCCTCCCAGCCTGAGACCCAGGCGATGGACAGCATCATGTTCAGGGCGTGGTACCCGCAGATCATGTACAACCATCACCAGACCGGGCCCGCCGGAACCGTGATGTTCGCGCCGCCCTTCCGTGATCCGTTCAACTACAACTTCGATCCGCTCATTCCCGTCGGCATCGACCTGGTCGGGGCCGCGATTCACGGGCGGTTGATCGCCGAAGGCAAGCCGGGCTCAACGATGCGAACCGGGGCCAATTATTCCACGTGGTGGAATGGCGGCCTCAGGACCACCGCCTATTTCCACAATATCATCGGACTCCTGACGGAGACCATCGGGAACCCAACGCCGATGACGGTCGCGTTCCGCCCCGAGCGCCTTTTACCCAGCGGAAATCTGCCGTATCCGATACTGCCTCAGAGGTGGCGTTTTGCCCAGTCAATGGCGTACGAGCTCTCCGCGAATCGCGCGGTGATGGACGTAGCATCGAAGCACCGCGAGGATCTGCTGTACAACATCTACAGGATGGGGCGGAACTCCATCGAGCGCGGCAGCAGGGACAATTGGACCTTGACACCCGACCGCGTCGAGGCGGTAAAGCTCGCTGTCGCACGTGACAGCGCGGCTAAAGTGCAGGCCACACCGGCGCAGTACATCTCCGTGCTCCACCCGCGGGCGGCGCGCGACCCGCGCGGATACATCATTCCCTCCAATCAGGCAGACTTCGCGACGGCGGTGAAGTTCGTGAACGCGCTCGTCAAGAATGGGATCACGATTCACCGGGCGACGCGGCCGTTTACGGCCGGTGGACGCGCTTACCCGGCCGGCTCGTATGTCGTGAAAACGGCACAGGCCTTCAGGCCGCACATTCTCGACATGTTCGAGCCGCAGGACCACCCGGACGACATACTGTATCCGGGCGCGGCGCCGACTCCTCCGTACGACAATGCCGGCTGGACGCTCGCGTACCAGATGGGCGTGCGGTTCGATCGCATCCTGGATGCATTCGACGGCCCGTTCGAGAGGCTCGCAGGATTCGCCAGTGTTCCGACGCCTGCTGTTGCTGCCGGTCCGCCATGGTACGCCATCAGTCGTCGCAGCAACGATGCGTTCACGGCGGTGAACCGGCTCCTTGCGCGCGGCGAGGAGGTCTACTCGACGCCGGCGGCCCTGAGAGCCGGCGGACGCGTATTGGACGCGGGGACCTTTCTGGTTCGGGCGAAGCCAAGCACGGTTCCTATTGCGCGTGAGATCGCGAGCTCGACCGGCACCGCGTTCGAGCCAGTCCTCGGAGTCGCGAGCGAATCGGGTCTCTCGCGTTTACGCTTGCCCCGCATCGCGGTTTACGACAGGTACGGCGGCTCGATGGAATCCGGATGGCTCCGCTTCGTACTCGAGAAGTTCGCGTTTCCCTACGAGGTGGTGTTCCCGCCGACGATCGACGCCGGAAACCTCAACGCGAAGTATGACGTGCTGATCCTCATGGACAGCGCGTCGGTTCCGGGCCCACCGCGCGACAGGAATAAGGAGCGGGAGCCGTCCTCTGCGCCAGCGGAGTGGCGGGCGCGACAGGGCAGTATGACCATCGCGAAGTCGCTGCCTCAGATCCAGTCATTCGTGTCGAGCGGTGGAACGCTCCTCGCGATCGGCGAGGCCGCGGACGTCGCCTACCTTCTGGAGCTGCCGGTTGCAAGCGCGGTGGCAGACAATGACGGGAAGCCGCTTCCACGCTCTAAGTACTACGTTCCGGGCTCGATTCTCAGCGCCGCGGTCGACACCACAAGCGCCATCGGCTGGGGAATGCGGCCGCGGGCCGATGTGTTCTTCGACAACAATCCTGTATTCCGGCTGCTACCGGAGGCACGGACGCGGGGTATCAGACGAGTGGCATGGTTCGACACCGCGGCTCCGCTGAGGAGCGGGTGGGCGTGGGGACAGAAGGCACTCGAGGGCGCTTCTGCAGTAGTCGTTGCGCCAATCGGAAAGGGTCACGCCATACTTTACGGCCCGGAGATTTATTTCCGGAGCCAGTCACATGGGACATTCCCATTTCTGTTCAACGGGATCTATTACAGCCAGAGCGCGCCGCGCTGA